A genomic segment from Variovorax paradoxus B4 encodes:
- a CDS encoding helicase HerA-like domain-containing protein translates to MADPLLIARHDTIECTLLPGLANRHGLITGATGTGKTVTLQTIAEKLSSIGVPVFMADVKGDLTGMSQKGTIGEKMAATLKERGIELPESAACPVTLWDVFGEQGHPVRATVSDMGPLLLGRMLDVNETQAGVLNLVFKIADDNGLLLLDLKDLRAMLQYVGENASQFTTEYGNISAASVGAIQRGLLQIETQGGEKFFGEPMLNIADFMQTVGGKGVVNILAADKLMNSPRLYATFLLWMLSELFEQLPEIGDPDQPKLAFFFDEAHLLFNEAPKALVERIELVVRLVRSKGVGVYFVTQNPLDIPDSVLAQLGNRVQHALRAFTPRDQKAVKATATTMRQKPGLDIETAITELAVGEALVSFLDAKGRPSVTERVFVVPPGSQIGPVTPAQRQAVVANSLVAGVYEKTVDRESAYEKLKGRAETAPDAPPAKTPGGKGAAETAEGSSMLNDLLFGSTGPRGGKRDGLVQTMAKSAVRTMGTSVGKEILRGVLGGIFGAKKR, encoded by the coding sequence ATGGCCGACCCTCTCTTGATCGCGCGCCACGACACCATCGAGTGCACCCTGCTTCCCGGCCTGGCCAACCGCCACGGCCTGATCACCGGCGCCACCGGCACCGGCAAAACAGTCACCCTGCAGACCATCGCCGAGAAGCTCTCGAGCATCGGCGTTCCGGTATTCATGGCCGACGTCAAGGGCGACCTGACCGGCATGAGCCAGAAAGGCACGATCGGCGAAAAAATGGCGGCCACGCTGAAGGAACGGGGCATCGAGCTGCCCGAATCGGCCGCCTGCCCCGTCACCTTGTGGGATGTGTTCGGCGAACAGGGCCATCCGGTGCGCGCCACCGTCTCCGACATGGGCCCCCTGCTGCTGGGCCGCATGCTCGACGTGAACGAAACGCAGGCCGGCGTGCTGAACCTGGTGTTCAAGATCGCCGACGACAACGGCCTGCTGCTGCTCGACCTGAAGGATCTGCGCGCCATGCTGCAGTACGTGGGCGAGAACGCGAGCCAGTTCACCACCGAGTACGGCAACATCAGCGCTGCCAGCGTGGGCGCCATCCAGCGCGGCCTGCTGCAGATCGAAACCCAGGGCGGCGAGAAGTTCTTCGGCGAGCCGATGCTCAACATCGCCGACTTCATGCAGACGGTGGGCGGCAAGGGCGTGGTCAACATCCTGGCGGCCGACAAGCTCATGAACTCGCCGCGGCTCTACGCCACCTTCCTGCTGTGGATGCTGTCGGAACTGTTCGAGCAGCTGCCCGAAATCGGCGACCCCGACCAGCCCAAGCTGGCCTTCTTCTTCGATGAGGCCCACCTGCTCTTCAACGAGGCGCCCAAGGCGCTGGTGGAGCGCATCGAGCTCGTGGTGCGGCTGGTGCGCTCCAAGGGCGTGGGTGTGTATTTCGTGACGCAGAACCCCCTCGACATCCCGGATTCGGTGCTCGCCCAGCTGGGCAACCGCGTCCAGCACGCACTGCGCGCCTTCACCCCGCGCGACCAGAAGGCCGTCAAGGCCACGGCCACCACCATGCGCCAGAAGCCGGGACTGGACATCGAAACCGCCATCACCGAACTCGCGGTGGGCGAGGCACTGGTGAGTTTTCTCGATGCCAAGGGGCGCCCGAGCGTGACCGAGCGCGTGTTCGTGGTGCCGCCCGGCAGCCAGATCGGCCCCGTCACGCCCGCGCAGCGCCAGGCAGTAGTTGCCAATTCGCTCGTCGCCGGCGTGTACGAGAAGACCGTGGACCGCGAATCGGCCTACGAAAAGCTCAAGGGCCGGGCCGAAACCGCGCCCGATGCGCCACCGGCCAAGACGCCGGGCGGCAAGGGTGCGGCCGAAACGGCCGAAGGCAGCAGCATGCTGAACGACCTGCTCTTCGGCAGCACGGGCCCGCGCGGCGGCAAGCGCGACGGCCTGGTGCAGACCATGGCCAAGTCGGCGGTACGGACCATGGGCACCTCGGTCGGCAAGGAAATCCTGCGCGGCGTGCTGGGCGGCATCTTCGGCGCCAAGAAGCGCTGA
- a CDS encoding NrsF family protein, translated as MKTDDLVAMLATGATAAPRRAAGRRLALALFAGLPLSFAILFTEYGLRRDLVQAMFWPMFWVKVLFPLCIAAAAFVMVQRLARPGVPVRRAWIGIAVPVLAVWVMAALAWFNAPAEERMPLLMGESWRVCALSIGLMALPVFAAALLALKGLAPTRPALAGAAAGGLAGGVGAAVYALHCMELTAPFLAVWYVSGIALPVLVGAVLGPRLLRW; from the coding sequence ATGAAAACCGACGATCTCGTGGCCATGCTGGCGACCGGCGCCACGGCCGCGCCGCGCCGCGCCGCAGGGCGCCGCCTGGCCCTTGCGCTGTTCGCGGGGCTGCCCCTGTCATTCGCGATCCTGTTCACCGAATACGGATTGCGCCGCGACCTGGTGCAGGCCATGTTCTGGCCGATGTTCTGGGTCAAGGTGCTGTTTCCGCTGTGCATTGCGGCGGCCGCCTTCGTGATGGTGCAGCGCCTGGCGCGGCCGGGCGTGCCGGTGCGGCGCGCCTGGATCGGCATCGCGGTGCCGGTGCTTGCCGTGTGGGTGATGGCCGCCCTGGCCTGGTTCAATGCGCCGGCCGAAGAGCGCATGCCATTGCTCATGGGCGAGTCGTGGCGCGTTTGCGCGCTCAGCATCGGGCTCATGGCGCTGCCGGTCTTTGCGGCGGCGCTGCTGGCCTTGAAGGGGCTGGCGCCCACGCGGCCTGCGCTGGCCGGTGCGGCCGCCGGTGGGCTGGCCGGCGGGGTGGGCGCGGCCGTCTACGCGCTGCATTGCATGGAGTTGACGGCACCCTTCCTGGCAGTCTGGTACGTGAGCGGCATTGCGCTGCCGGTGCTGGTGGGCGCCGTGCTCGGGCCGCGCCTGCTGCGCTGGTGA
- a CDS encoding sigma-70 family RNA polymerase sigma factor has translation MARNTMDSRTRMSDAEAALRSLFLRGLDGDAAAYREFLQKLSAHLRAFLGKRLFGWPDEVEDLVQECLLAMHNQRHTYQSDQPLTAWVHAIARYKMIDLLRAKSAREALHDPLDDDLAVFAESAIDASDARRDLGGLLQTLPERQRLPIVHVKLEGLSVAETASLTGMSESAVKVGIHRGLKALAARLRSKAP, from the coding sequence ATGGCACGAAACACAATGGACAGCAGAACGCGAATGAGTGACGCCGAAGCAGCGCTGCGCAGCCTGTTCCTGCGCGGCCTCGACGGCGACGCGGCGGCTTATCGCGAATTTCTGCAAAAACTCAGCGCGCATTTGCGCGCCTTTCTGGGCAAGCGCCTGTTCGGCTGGCCCGATGAAGTGGAAGACCTTGTCCAGGAATGCCTGCTTGCCATGCACAACCAGCGCCACACCTACCAGAGCGACCAGCCGCTGACGGCCTGGGTGCATGCGATTGCGCGCTACAAGATGATCGACCTGCTGCGCGCCAAGTCCGCGCGCGAAGCGCTGCATGACCCGCTGGACGACGATCTGGCGGTGTTCGCCGAATCGGCCATCGACGCCAGCGATGCCCGGCGCGACCTGGGGGGCCTGCTGCAGACCCTGCCGGAACGCCAGCGCCTGCCGATCGTGCACGTGAAGCTCGAAGGCCTCTCGGTGGCCGAGACGGCAAGCCTGACCGGCATGTCCGAATCGGCCGTGAAGGTGGGCATCCACCGCGGACTCAAGGCGCTCGCCGCCAGGCTCAGGAGCAAGGCGCCATGA
- a CDS encoding DUF6152 family protein has protein sequence MIDRRLFVAGSLGLALPSWAHHGWSSFDQDRPLYLEGRATKVMWRNPHGEVELELPENPTLPADLKQRALPRQSAAVDGPALLAKAQLPTRRDRKWQVELAPLTRLQAWGLEEIKPGTPVAALGFTFTGEKGDPVLRAEYLFVGGKAYGLRSSPA, from the coding sequence ATGATCGACAGACGCTTGTTCGTTGCCGGTTCACTCGGCCTGGCGCTGCCGTCCTGGGCGCACCATGGATGGAGCAGCTTCGACCAGGACCGCCCGCTCTATCTGGAGGGACGCGCAACCAAGGTCATGTGGCGCAATCCGCACGGTGAGGTGGAGCTCGAGTTGCCCGAGAACCCGACCCTGCCGGCCGACCTGAAACAGCGCGCCCTGCCCCGGCAAAGCGCGGCCGTCGATGGACCTGCGCTGCTGGCCAAGGCGCAGTTGCCCACGCGGCGCGACCGCAAGTGGCAGGTCGAGCTGGCGCCGCTCACTCGGCTGCAGGCCTGGGGGCTCGAGGAGATCAAGCCCGGCACCCCGGTGGCCGCCCTGGGCTTCACCTTCACCGGCGAAAAGGGCGATCCGGTGCTGCGTGCCGAATATCTGTTCGTCGGCGGCAAGGCCTACGGCCTGCGCTCCTCGCCGGCCTGA